GTTTAGGTGTAGCTACAGCTTTTGACTTCAATGGCTCTACTTTTCCTACAGGTTGGGTAGCTTCTGCTTTTACACTTGGTCAGCCTTGTTTTAATCCAGCACCTGATGGCACAGATTATTTTTGGTCGGCTGCAGGTGGAGCGGGTGTTCCTCGTTTTGTACGAACTAATGCCATAGATGTATCGACAGGGGGAAGTCTTATCTTTGAAATTGATTTTGGAGATGATGACCCTCAACCTGGTTGTGAAAATGTAGATGCTACTGAAGGAGTATTTCTTCAATATTCTACTGATGGAGGTTCAAATTGGACTGATATTCAATACTTTGACCCTGCAGATATTTCAGGTGGAGCAATAGGTTATGATTGGGTATTAATGAATATAGCTATTCCACCTGCTGCACACACAACCTCTACCATGTTTCGTTGGATACAACCAAACCACTCAGGAACTGGTTTTGATAACTGGGGGTTGGATAATATTTTTGCTAATCAAGTAGTTAGTACAATTGCACATTCTTGGGATTTTGGGGATGGTAGCCCTATAGATACAAGTGGAGGAGCTGTTTCTCATGCTTATACAACACCTGGTGTTTATACAGTAACTTATGAAGCAACTGTAGTAGGTGGTTGTACAAACTCTACCACAGCTACAGTTGTCGTAGAAAATCCAACTATCACAGCTCCAGCAGACATAAATAATATACCTACTACATTAGGTTGTGGAGCAGAACTTAGTAGTGTTGCTTTAGGTACACCTACTACTACAGCTACCTGTACTATTACTAGCTTGACGAATGATGCGCCAGACCCACTACCTCTTGGTTCTACAGTAATTACTTGGACTGCTATATTTTCTAATGGATATACTACAACAGCAACACAAACTGTAACAGTAATTGATACAGAAGCACCTGTCATTTCAGGTTGCCCTACAGGAACAATAACTGGTACAACAGCAGTAGGAGCTACCACCTGTGAAGCTGCTGTAACTTGGACAGAACCTACAGCTACAGATAATTGTAGTACACCTACATTAGTACGTTCACATAATCCTGGTGATCTTTTTCCTGTAGGAACTACTAGAGTAACATACACCTTTACAGATGCTGCTTTAAACTCTAGCACTTGTTCTTTTGATGTGGTTGTTACAGATAATGTTCCCCCTGTTATTGCAAACTGTCCTTCTGATATTTCAGTAAATAATGATAATGGTGTATGTGGAGCAGTTATAAACTGGATACCACTGACAGTAACTGATAATTGTGAGGGTGTCATCATTCCACCACTTAATTTCACAAATGCAGGTGCTGTAGGAATTTCAGGACCAACACAAGCACAACTTGATGCTGCTTATGCTGGTAGCTATTTAGATGGAACTGTAACTTCAGTTGGAGGTATTCAAGAGTTTGTTGTACCTACAACAGGAACATATTTGATTAATGCTATCGGTGCAGCAGGAGGTAAACAAAGATATTCTATTGGTTTTCCTGGTGGAAAGGGTGCAGAAGTAGAAGGAGAGTTTAGCTTAACAGCAGGTGATGTAATACGTATTATTGTAGGTCAAATGGGAGAAGACACACGTGTAACGACCGAAGATAATGCTTCCCCTGGTGGTGGTGGTGGTAGCTTTGTTTGGAATGTTACTACAGGAGAACTTCTTGTCGCTGCTGGTGGTGGCGGAGGTGGTGGACGCCAAACTCATGCTGGAGCAGATGCAAACTTAACAACTGAAGGCAACGAATCTGCCGACCTATTAGGTAATGGAGGTACGTTAGGCAATGGAGGTACAAATAATGTTGGAGGTAATAGTTATTGGGCTGGTGCAGGTACTGGTTGGCTTACAAATGGAACGGGTGGAAACAACGCAACTAATTATGATTTTACTCCAGGTATTGAAGGTGCTCAAGGTGGACGCAGACCTTTAGAAGGAGGCTTTGGTGGTATTCGTTGGATTGACTGGGGAGGCGACCAAGGTGGCGATGGAGGTTTTGGTGGCGGAGGCGGAGGCGGCTCTGACAATATGGGTGCTGGTGGTGGCGGTGGCTACTCTGGTGGTGGTGGTGGTAGAGACTACTACTTAAACTACGCTGGTGGTGGTGGTGGCTCTTTTGTTAGTCCAATAGCCCTATCAAACAATTTAGTAGGAGTTACAAATACAGGAAATGGTCAAGTAAATATCGAATTAGTTAGTGGAGGTGGTGCAGTAATTGTACAAACAGATGCAACAGGTCTCTCTTCTGGTTCAACATTTCCTTTAGGTACTACAACTATAGAGTATACAGCCACAGATGTATCAGGCAATACAAGTCTATGTTCTTTTAATGTAACAGTAACAGATACAGAAGCTCCTATAGTTATCTGCCAAGATATAATTGCTTTGTTAGATGATTTTGGAAATGCGTCTATTACAGCATCACAAGTAGATAATGGTAGTTCAGATAACTGTGCCATTGCTTCGCTTTCAGTCAGTCCTAGTACTTTTACTACTGCCGATATAGGACCAAATACAGTAACGCTTACTGCAACAGATGTAAATGGAAACTCATCTACTTGTACTGCAATAGTTACTGTACTAGACGATGCTCCTCCAGTAGCTGTTTGTCAAGACATTACAGTTCAATTGGATGCTTCTGGAAACGTTTCTATCGTAGGTACGCAAGTAGATGGTGGAAGTTCAGNNNNNNNNNNNNNNNNNNNNNNNNNNNNNNNNNNNNNNNNNNNNNNNNNNNNNNNNNNNNNNNNNNNNNNNNNNNNNNNNNNNNNNNNNNNNNNNNNNNNCACTTACAGTTACGGACAATAATGGAAATACAGATAACTGTACAGCAACTGTTACCGTGGAAGATAATGTAAATCCAAATGCAGTTTGTCAAGATATTACAGTGCAATTAGATGCTTCTGGAAACGTTTCTATCGTAGGTACGCAAGTAGATGGTGGAAGTTCAGATGCCTGTGGTATTGCTTCATTTGATGTAAGCCCTAGTACATTCACTTGTGCTAATATCGGAGCTAATACAGTAACACTTACAGTTACGGACAATAATGGAAATACAGATAACTGTACAGCAACTGTTACTGTGGAAGACAATATAGCACCTATCATTACTTGTCCTGCTGATATTGTAGTGGCAAATATAGCTGGCACTTGTGGAAACACTGTAAACTATACTTTACCAACAGCAACAGACAACTGTGGAATTGCTTCTATCATCCAAACGGCAGGCTTGCCTTCTGGCTCTGTATTCCCTCCAAATACTACAACTAATACATTTGAAGTAACAGATGTTAATGGAAATACAGCAACTTGCTCATTCGATGTTACTGTTAATCAAAACTATGAGTTAGTCTATTCTACTACTCAATTTAGAGAAGCCTATATTACAGCTGCATCTGGTGCAATAAGTAACTCAATTACTATTAATAGTCGTTTCTGTGATGTTTTTGCAGGAACAATAGGAGAAGATTATGTACAAACAGGTAAAGTAACAGTTACTAATG
This Bernardetia sp. DNA region includes the following protein-coding sequences:
- a CDS encoding HYR domain-containing protein, with the translated sequence MYSINKLFIFLTSLIFLCCSIGTTQKAQAQCNAQITSITPTGTACPNEAINFTGSGLGVATAFDFNGSTFPTGWVASAFTLGQPCFNPAPDGTDYFWSAAGGAGVPRFVRTNAIDVSTGGSLIFEIDFGDDDPQPGCENVDATEGVFLQYSTDGGSNWTDIQYFDPADISGGAIGYDWVLMNIAIPPAAHTTSTMFRWIQPNHSGTGFDNWGLDNIFANQVVSTIAHSWDFGDGSPIDTSGGAVSHAYTTPGVYTVTYEATVVGGCTNSTTATVVVENPTITAPADINNIPTTLGCGAELSSVALGTPTTTATCTITSLTNDAPDPLPLGSTVITWTAIFSNGYTTTATQTVTVIDTEAPVISGCPTGTITGTTAVGATTCEAAVTWTEPTATDNCSTPTLVRSHNPGDLFPVGTTRVTYTFTDAALNSSTCSFDVVVTDNVPPVIANCPSDISVNNDNGVCGAVINWIPLTVTDNCEGVIIPPLNFTNAGAVGISGPTQAQLDAAYAGSYLDGTVTSVGGIQEFVVPTTGTYLINAIGAAGGKQRYSIGFPGGKGAEVEGEFSLTAGDVIRIIVGQMGEDTRVTTEDNASPGGGGGSFVWNVTTGELLVAAGGGGGGGRQTHAGADANLTTEGNESADLLGNGGTLGNGGTNNVGGNSYWAGAGTGWLTNGTGGNNATNYDFTPGIEGAQGGRRPLEGGFGGIRWIDWGGDQGGDGGFGGGGGGGSDNMGAGGGGGYSGGGGGRDYYLNYAGGGGGSFVSPIALSNNLVGVTNTGNGQVNIELVSGGGAVIVQTDATGLSSGSTFPLGTTTIEYTATDVSGNTSLCSFNVTVTDTEAPIVICQDIIALLDDFGNASITASQVDNGSSDNCAIASLSVSPSTFTTADIGPNTVTLTATDVNGNSSTCTAIVTVLDDAPPVAVCQDITVQLDASGNVSIVGTQVDGGSS